One part of the Brevundimonas subvibrioides ATCC 15264 genome encodes these proteins:
- a CDS encoding TonB-dependent receptor domain-containing protein has translation MNTNKTAMLATTAAAALLSLAPAAWAQTQTPQQTPAPVPSTTQLSQASQAIADQAEDDGQDASSVDDIVVVGSQIRGADVTAALPVTVLSEEQILATGAVNGDDLLRSIPQMGDVLFSAANNPQTSNAARGDVNSVNLRSLGVGNTLVLLNGRRIVQHPTSQGTSDTGTVPVLSYNSNAIPVTGLERLEVLLDGAAAIYGADAVAGVVNTVLQDDFDGLKINTQYGGAEGTHLREFNIGVFAGKDFERGNVSAFIDYTDRTALRAEDQQYTATDDLRFLFANDPAFGSSLTPDGRNTRGAWANLAVVGATTAIRRGTTALTTAAGAFHIQPTTLTGCLVPNGDICLGSGALNFNGAQRNLRFDTAPGTTIQPDTQRLNLFLTGHYDLTDSITAFGELGYYTADTQRIQPPVINLNTLTIPSTNYWNPFGPVTFADGRANPNRIAGLTNVPVQGLAITLNQYRFVDAGYQQVDVSNYQARALAGLRGEWRGFDWETALVYSEAEAVDESDAVNTTALQASLALSTPDAYNPFSGGCVGQPSFGDCSPSSQTALDAITFRLKRESRTTLTMYDFKVSRADLFSLPAGDVGVAFGFEARKENQNDDRDANLDGTNVFRDSVTGAVQQSNAIAVSQNPDTHGERTVTSAYIEFAVPLVSPEMNIPLVHNLEVQIAGRAEHYSDFGDVAKPKIAAAWDLFDGLRLRGSYSEGFRAPNLEQVNTATYGRLSTNPDYIRCEADLRAGRIATFGACSRSIGASLLVSGNPDLEPEESKNQSYGVVFQPQFLPAEWGSFTFTVDRWRIQQEKIVGLFGGPNAVVLDYAERVQGRSNPLVTRAPVNADDIALFAGTGIAPAGQIISISDRFVNLLPQDVEGLDIGFNWRLRGTPWGDFRVNVDAAKLIKFGREAGPAVDELYAARTAGVINAATPLPDSSDLLAQNGRPEWRLSGSLTWSQGPWQFGAFTQYISAVDETGFLDAAGNAWEVESQITGNLYGQYEWEDDAGLASNSRIRLGVRNITNEAPPLASSGYLGSLYRPYGRYWYASLAKEF, from the coding sequence ATGAACACCAACAAGACCGCGATGCTGGCGACCACCGCCGCAGCCGCCCTGCTGAGCCTCGCGCCCGCCGCCTGGGCCCAGACGCAGACCCCGCAACAGACGCCGGCCCCCGTGCCCTCGACGACCCAGCTGTCGCAGGCGTCCCAGGCCATCGCCGACCAGGCCGAAGACGACGGTCAGGACGCCTCGTCCGTCGACGACATCGTGGTCGTCGGTTCTCAGATCCGGGGGGCCGACGTCACGGCCGCCCTGCCGGTGACGGTGCTGAGCGAAGAGCAGATCCTGGCCACCGGCGCGGTCAACGGCGACGACCTGCTGCGCTCCATCCCCCAGATGGGCGACGTGCTGTTCAGCGCGGCGAACAACCCCCAGACCTCCAACGCGGCGCGGGGCGACGTGAACTCGGTCAACCTGCGCTCGCTCGGCGTCGGCAACACCCTGGTGCTGCTGAACGGTCGCCGGATCGTCCAGCACCCGACCAGCCAGGGCACCTCCGATACCGGCACGGTGCCGGTGCTGTCCTACAACTCCAACGCCATTCCCGTGACGGGTCTGGAGCGGCTGGAAGTCCTGCTCGACGGGGCGGCCGCGATCTACGGCGCGGACGCCGTGGCCGGCGTGGTCAACACCGTGCTGCAGGACGACTTCGACGGGCTGAAGATCAACACCCAGTACGGCGGAGCGGAGGGGACCCACCTGCGCGAGTTCAACATCGGGGTCTTCGCGGGCAAGGATTTCGAGCGCGGCAATGTCTCGGCCTTCATCGACTACACCGACCGCACGGCCCTGCGCGCGGAGGACCAGCAGTACACGGCCACCGACGATCTGCGTTTCCTGTTCGCCAATGATCCCGCCTTCGGGTCCAGCCTGACCCCCGACGGCCGCAATACGCGCGGGGCCTGGGCCAACCTGGCGGTGGTCGGCGCGACGACGGCGATCCGGCGCGGGACGACGGCGCTGACCACGGCAGCCGGCGCCTTCCACATCCAGCCCACGACCCTGACCGGTTGCCTGGTGCCCAACGGCGACATCTGCCTGGGCTCGGGAGCCCTGAATTTCAACGGGGCCCAGCGCAACCTGCGCTTCGACACGGCGCCGGGCACCACCATCCAGCCCGACACCCAGCGGCTGAACCTGTTCCTGACCGGCCACTACGACCTGACGGACAGCATCACCGCCTTCGGCGAGCTGGGCTACTACACGGCCGACACCCAGCGGATCCAGCCGCCGGTGATCAACCTGAACACCCTGACCATCCCCTCGACCAACTACTGGAACCCCTTCGGGCCGGTGACCTTCGCCGACGGCCGCGCGAACCCCAACCGCATCGCGGGCCTGACCAACGTCCCCGTGCAGGGGCTGGCCATCACCCTGAACCAGTACCGGTTCGTCGACGCCGGCTATCAGCAGGTCGACGTCAGCAACTACCAGGCCCGGGCCCTCGCGGGTCTGCGCGGCGAATGGCGCGGCTTCGACTGGGAGACGGCGCTGGTCTATTCGGAGGCCGAGGCCGTCGATGAATCCGACGCGGTCAACACGACGGCGCTGCAGGCCTCGCTCGCCCTGTCGACCCCGGACGCGTACAACCCGTTCAGCGGCGGCTGCGTGGGCCAGCCCAGCTTCGGCGACTGTTCGCCCAGCTCCCAGACGGCGCTCGATGCCATCACCTTCCGCCTGAAGCGGGAATCGCGCACGACCCTGACGATGTACGACTTCAAGGTCTCGCGGGCGGACCTGTTCAGCCTGCCCGCCGGCGACGTCGGCGTGGCCTTCGGCTTCGAGGCCCGCAAGGAGAACCAGAACGACGACCGCGACGCCAATCTGGACGGCACCAATGTCTTCCGGGACTCCGTGACCGGAGCGGTCCAGCAGTCGAACGCCATCGCCGTCAGCCAGAACCCGGACACGCACGGCGAACGCACCGTGACCTCGGCCTATATCGAGTTCGCCGTGCCGCTGGTGTCGCCGGAGATGAACATCCCTCTGGTCCACAATCTGGAAGTCCAGATCGCCGGTCGCGCCGAGCACTATTCGGACTTCGGCGACGTGGCCAAGCCCAAGATCGCGGCCGCCTGGGACCTCTTCGACGGCCTGCGCCTGCGCGGCTCGTATTCCGAGGGCTTCCGGGCTCCGAACCTGGAACAGGTCAACACCGCCACCTACGGCCGCCTGTCCACCAACCCCGACTACATCCGCTGCGAGGCGGATCTGCGGGCCGGGCGCATCGCCACCTTCGGGGCCTGCTCGCGGTCGATCGGCGCGTCGCTGCTGGTCTCGGGCAACCCGGATCTTGAGCCGGAAGAGAGCAAGAACCAGTCCTACGGCGTCGTCTTCCAGCCGCAGTTCCTGCCCGCCGAATGGGGCAGCTTCACCTTCACCGTCGACCGCTGGCGGATCCAGCAGGAGAAGATCGTCGGTCTGTTCGGCGGCCCGAACGCGGTCGTGCTGGACTATGCCGAGCGGGTGCAGGGACGGTCCAATCCGCTGGTCACGCGCGCGCCGGTCAACGCCGACGACATCGCCCTGTTCGCCGGGACCGGCATCGCGCCCGCCGGTCAGATCATCTCGATCAGCGACCGGTTCGTGAACCTGCTGCCGCAGGACGTCGAGGGCCTCGACATCGGCTTCAACTGGCGTCTGCGCGGCACGCCCTGGGGCGACTTCCGGGTCAATGTCGACGCCGCCAAGCTGATCAAGTTCGGCCGCGAGGCCGGCCCGGCCGTGGACGAACTGTATGCCGCCCGAACCGCCGGCGTGATCAACGCCGCGACGCCCCTGCCCGACTCGAGCGACCTGCTGGCCCAGAACGGTCGCCCGGAATGGCGCCTGTCGGGCTCCCTGACCTGGAGCCAGGGACCGTGGCAGTTCGGGGCCTTCACCCAGTACATCTCGGCGGTGGACGAGACGGGCTTCCTCGACGCGGCCGGCAACGCCTGGGAGGTCGAGAGCCAGATCACCGGCAACCTCTATGGCCAGTACGAGTGGGAGGACGATGCCGGCCTCGCCTCCAACAGCCGCATCCGGCTGGGCGTGCGCAACATCACCAACGAGGCCCCGCCCCTCGCCTCGTCCGGCTATCTCGGCTCCCTCTATCGCCCCTATGGCCGCTACTGGTACGCCAGCCTGGCCAAGGAGTTCTGA
- a CDS encoding CarD family transcriptional regulator, with product MTTKSVLEFKVGDAVVYPAHGVGKVAAVEVQEVAGMSLEVYVVTFDHEKMTLRVPTKKAKTAGLRSLASEDVVTKALSTLKGRARIKRTMWSRRAQEYEAKINSGDLVCIAEVVRDLHRADSQPEQSYSERQLYESALDRMAREVAAANRIDKDAAVQLLSKSLSAKKANAPVAEVADEDSEAEAA from the coding sequence ATGACCACCAAGAGCGTTCTGGAATTCAAGGTTGGCGACGCGGTCGTCTATCCGGCCCACGGGGTCGGCAAGGTCGCGGCCGTCGAGGTCCAGGAAGTCGCCGGCATGTCGCTGGAGGTTTACGTCGTGACCTTCGACCACGAGAAGATGACCCTGCGCGTCCCGACCAAGAAGGCCAAGACCGCCGGCCTGCGCTCGCTGGCGTCGGAAGACGTCGTGACCAAGGCCCTGTCGACGCTGAAGGGCCGCGCTCGCATCAAGCGCACGATGTGGAGCCGTCGCGCGCAGGAATACGAAGCCAAGATCAACTCGGGCGATCTGGTCTGCATCGCCGAGGTCGTCCGCGACCTGCACCGGGCCGACAGCCAGCCGGAACAGTCGTATTCGGAGCGCCAGCTGTACGAATCGGCTCTGGACCGGATGGCCCGCGAAGTCGCCGCCGCCAACCGCATCGACAAGGACGCCGCCGTCCAGCTGCTGTCCAAGTCGCTGAGCGCCAAGAAGGCCAACGCCCCCGTCGCCGAAGTGGCCGACGAGGATTCGGAAGCCGAAGCGGCCTGA
- a CDS encoding helicase-related protein has product MSDRSTGLPPSRVVAVLGPTNTGKTHLAVERMLGHASGMIGLPLRLLAREIYERIVRQRGANAVALITGEEKIIPSRPHFWVCTVEAMPLEREVEFLAIDEIQLAADPERGHVFTSRLLHARGRFETMFLGAATMAPLMRRLIPDVEIVTRERLSQLTYAGSKKLTRLPRRSAIVAFSTEQVYAIAELIRRQRGGAAVVMGSLSPRTRNAQVALFQSGEVDFLVATDAIGMGLNMDVDHVAFAGMRKFDGRRTRWLHAHEIAQIAGRAGRHIRDGTFGVTGEAEELDEDLVEQVVEHRFDPIQAIEWRNARLDFDTLPDLLRSLVQTPGVPGLKLTGQALDETLLRRALQDDEVKRIGRSRGTIMRLWEACQLPDFQKTTLEEHVRLSRDVFHALTGKHGRLTDDWFAPRFAEVDRDDGQIDQLSARLAGVRTLSYIANRPDWLDGMKGWRERTRALEDRLSDVLHERLTARFVDRKTTALMRSLHDREGTMAEVADDGVVSVDGEAVGHLEGVRFAVAAGGSALADRTLKTAALRAVGPEIARRLGRLAGDGDEAFSVTPEGDVLWSGALAARIINTEPFSPRVRLIGDLGPQAARDRAQRRIEAWLAAEAGRALRDLRRLKTAIESGALKGLPRGIAFRLLEAGGVIDRRDVERDLAALSQVERRTIKTFAIRVGTHSVWLPGVLKPRARAMAQAFVADEPFRARPEGLTLLPSPAPSARALAAFGLRAAGRWAVPVEDLERAEMLRRDNKGVLSDEALQTLGWTAADAKAIWAALKVVRAQMPDRDGKAPVVVKDSPFAKLAELTAKAAPQRRKRTRRRKAAD; this is encoded by the coding sequence ATGAGCGACCGCTCGACAGGCCTGCCGCCCTCCCGCGTCGTCGCGGTGCTGGGGCCGACCAATACCGGGAAGACCCATCTGGCGGTCGAGCGGATGCTGGGTCACGCCTCGGGCATGATCGGCCTGCCGCTGCGCCTGCTGGCGCGCGAGATCTACGAGCGGATCGTCAGGCAGCGAGGGGCTAATGCCGTCGCCCTGATCACGGGCGAGGAGAAGATCATCCCGTCCCGGCCCCATTTCTGGGTCTGCACCGTCGAGGCCATGCCGCTGGAGCGCGAGGTCGAGTTCCTGGCCATCGACGAGATCCAGCTGGCCGCCGACCCCGAGCGCGGCCACGTCTTCACCTCGCGCCTCCTGCACGCGCGCGGCCGGTTCGAGACCATGTTCCTGGGGGCCGCCACCATGGCTCCCCTGATGCGCCGGCTGATCCCGGACGTCGAGATCGTCACCCGCGAGCGGTTGTCCCAGCTGACCTATGCCGGGTCCAAGAAGCTGACCCGTCTGCCGAGACGGAGCGCCATCGTCGCGTTCAGCACCGAGCAGGTCTATGCCATCGCCGAACTGATCCGGCGCCAGCGCGGCGGGGCCGCCGTGGTGATGGGCTCGCTCAGCCCCCGCACCCGCAACGCCCAGGTGGCCCTGTTCCAGTCCGGCGAGGTCGACTTCCTGGTCGCCACCGACGCCATCGGCATGGGGTTGAACATGGACGTCGACCATGTCGCCTTCGCCGGGATGCGCAAGTTCGACGGCCGGCGGACCCGCTGGCTGCACGCCCACGAGATCGCCCAGATCGCCGGCCGGGCCGGTCGCCACATCCGCGACGGCACCTTCGGGGTGACGGGCGAGGCCGAGGAGCTGGACGAGGACTTGGTCGAACAGGTGGTCGAGCACCGCTTCGACCCGATCCAGGCGATCGAGTGGCGCAACGCCCGGCTGGATTTCGACACCCTGCCCGACCTGCTGCGCTCGCTGGTCCAGACGCCCGGCGTCCCGGGCCTGAAGCTGACCGGACAGGCGCTGGACGAGACCCTGTTGCGCCGGGCCCTGCAGGACGACGAGGTCAAGCGGATCGGCCGATCGCGCGGGACCATCATGCGGCTGTGGGAAGCCTGCCAGCTGCCCGACTTCCAGAAGACCACGCTGGAGGAGCACGTCCGACTGTCGCGCGACGTCTTCCACGCCCTGACCGGCAAGCACGGCCGGCTGACCGACGACTGGTTCGCGCCGCGCTTCGCCGAGGTCGATCGCGACGACGGCCAGATCGACCAACTGTCCGCGCGGCTCGCGGGGGTGCGGACGCTGAGCTATATCGCCAACCGACCGGACTGGCTGGACGGTATGAAGGGCTGGCGCGAACGGACGCGGGCGCTGGAGGACCGGCTGTCGGATGTGCTGCACGAACGGCTGACCGCGCGGTTCGTGGACCGCAAGACCACCGCCCTGATGCGATCCCTCCACGACCGCGAGGGCACGATGGCCGAGGTCGCTGACGACGGCGTGGTCAGTGTCGACGGCGAGGCGGTGGGGCATCTGGAGGGCGTGCGGTTCGCTGTGGCGGCCGGCGGCTCGGCCCTGGCCGACCGGACGCTGAAGACCGCGGCCCTGCGCGCGGTGGGGCCCGAGATCGCGCGGCGGCTGGGCAGACTGGCCGGCGATGGCGACGAGGCCTTCTCGGTCACGCCCGAGGGGGACGTGCTGTGGTCGGGGGCCCTGGCCGCCCGGATCATCAACACCGAACCGTTCAGCCCCCGCGTGCGCCTGATCGGGGATCTGGGGCCCCAGGCCGCCCGCGACCGGGCCCAGCGGCGCATCGAGGCCTGGCTGGCGGCCGAGGCCGGACGGGCGCTGCGCGACCTGCGACGCCTGAAGACGGCGATCGAGAGCGGCGCGTTGAAAGGCCTGCCGCGCGGCATCGCCTTCCGGCTGCTGGAGGCGGGCGGGGTCATCGACCGCCGCGACGTGGAGCGGGACCTGGCCGCCCTCAGTCAGGTCGAGCGGCGCACGATCAAGACCTTTGCCATCCGGGTGGGCACCCATTCGGTGTGGCTGCCGGGCGTATTGAAGCCCCGGGCCCGGGCGATGGCCCAGGCCTTCGTCGCGGACGAGCCGTTCCGGGCCAGGCCGGAGGGCCTGACCCTGTTGCCGAGCCCCGCCCCGTCCGCCCGTGCGCTGGCGGCCTTCGGCCTGCGCGCCGCTGGGCGCTGGGCCGTGCCCGTCGAGGACCTTGAACGCGCCGAGATGCTGCGGCGCGACAACAAGGGCGTCCTTTCGGACGAGGCGCTGCAGACCCTGGGCTGGACCGCCGCGGACGCGAAGGCGATCTGGGCGGCGTTGAAGGTCGTGCGGGCCCAGATGCCGGATCGGGACGGCAAGGCCCCCGTGGTCGTGAAGGATTCGCCCTTCGCCAAGCTGGCGGAACTGACGGCGAAGGCCGCCCCGCAGCGCCGCAAGCGGACACGGCGCAGGAAGGCGGCCGATTGA
- a CDS encoding RNA-binding S4 domain-containing protein, which yields MSPESVRIDVWLWRARFAKTRSLAAALVERGAVRLTHQGRQTRLDKPSRVVHPGDEIVFARDGRITVVRVEALGERRGPPAEARALYVSIGDDPE from the coding sequence TTGAGCCCCGAGAGCGTCCGGATCGATGTCTGGCTGTGGCGGGCGCGGTTCGCCAAGACGCGGTCGCTGGCCGCGGCCCTGGTCGAGCGCGGCGCGGTGCGGCTGACGCATCAGGGACGGCAGACCCGGCTGGACAAGCCCAGCCGGGTCGTTCACCCGGGCGACGAGATCGTCTTCGCCCGCGACGGCCGGATCACGGTCGTGCGGGTTGAGGCCCTGGGCGAGCGGCGCGGACCCCCGGCGGAGGCCCGCGCCCTCTATGTCTCGATCGGGGATGACCCCGAGTAG
- a CDS encoding 2'-5' RNA ligase family protein: protein MADPSPLIVTAALDDGAFAWFEDLRQSHFPRHRNKVPAHVTLFHALPGEHEDAVVETLRAACARRRPVQVDVRGPWFLGNGVAYRLASTDLEQLRAELAGAFAPWLTRQDQARYRPHITVQNKAEPDEARRLLEQLQLEFEPFPIFAEGLLLWRYLGGPWALVDRFAFDAA from the coding sequence ATGGCCGACCCTTCGCCCCTCATCGTCACGGCGGCCCTCGACGACGGGGCGTTCGCCTGGTTCGAGGATCTGCGCCAGTCGCACTTCCCGCGCCACCGCAACAAGGTCCCGGCGCATGTGACGCTCTTTCACGCCCTGCCCGGCGAACACGAGGACGCGGTCGTGGAGACGCTGCGGGCGGCGTGCGCGCGCCGCCGTCCTGTGCAGGTGGACGTGCGGGGCCCGTGGTTCCTGGGGAACGGCGTCGCCTACCGGCTCGCTTCGACCGACCTCGAACAGCTGCGGGCCGAACTGGCGGGCGCGTTCGCACCGTGGCTCACCCGCCAGGATCAGGCCCGGTACCGGCCGCACATCACCGTCCAGAACAAGGCGGAGCCGGATGAGGCCCGCCGGCTGCTCGAGCAGCTGCAACTGGAGTTCGAGCCCTTCCCCATCTTCGCCGAAGGCCTGCTGCTCTGGCGCTATCTCGGCGGGCCGTGGGCGCTCGTCGATCGGTTCGCGTTCGACGCGGCCTGA
- a CDS encoding histone deacetylase family protein, which translates to MSTARPLPPVVYHPAYSMALPPGHRFPMLKYARLAQVLEDEGLVGPEGLYTPEPASFDMLAAVHDPGYVRQVLDAAVPPEVERVIGLPVTREVSDRVQAAVGGTLMAARLALRHGLACNTAGGSHHAGPKGGAGFCVFNDIAVAGRAMIDAGEIRQALVVDLDVHQGDGTASIFEHEPRVFTFSMHGEKNYPVRRGPSDLDIDLPDCTGDDAYLAALRSVLPGLLDRVEPDLVFYLAGVDPHGEDRLGRLGLSNEGLSARDAYVLETCLPAAPVVGVIGGGYDDDIDRLARRHAILHRAAADAWRRGLARPVV; encoded by the coding sequence ATGAGCACGGCGCGCCCCCTTCCTCCGGTCGTCTACCACCCGGCCTACAGTATGGCGCTTCCGCCCGGTCACCGTTTCCCCATGCTCAAATACGCCCGGCTGGCCCAGGTGCTCGAGGACGAGGGTCTCGTCGGGCCGGAGGGGCTCTACACGCCCGAGCCCGCCAGCTTCGACATGCTCGCCGCCGTGCACGACCCCGGCTATGTGCGCCAGGTGCTGGACGCCGCTGTTCCGCCCGAGGTCGAGCGGGTGATCGGGCTGCCGGTGACCCGCGAGGTCTCGGATCGCGTCCAGGCGGCGGTCGGCGGAACGCTGATGGCCGCACGCCTGGCGCTGCGCCATGGGCTGGCCTGCAACACCGCCGGCGGCAGCCACCATGCGGGGCCCAAGGGCGGCGCAGGCTTCTGCGTCTTCAACGACATCGCCGTGGCCGGCCGCGCGATGATCGACGCGGGCGAGATCCGGCAGGCCCTGGTCGTCGATCTGGACGTCCACCAGGGCGACGGCACCGCCTCGATCTTCGAGCATGAGCCGCGGGTCTTCACCTTCTCCATGCACGGCGAGAAGAACTATCCCGTCCGGCGGGGGCCCAGCGACCTCGACATCGACCTGCCGGACTGCACCGGCGACGACGCCTACCTGGCCGCCCTGCGTTCGGTCCTTCCCGGGCTGCTGGACCGCGTCGAGCCCGACCTCGTCTTCTACCTCGCCGGCGTCGATCCGCACGGGGAGGACCGGCTCGGCCGGCTGGGGCTGAGCAACGAAGGGCTGTCCGCGCGTGACGCCTATGTACTCGAAACCTGCCTGCCCGCCGCGCCCGTCGTCGGCGTCATCGGCGGCGGCTATGACGACGACATCGACCGCCTGGCGCGACGCCACGCCATCCTTCACCGCGCGGCCGCCGACGCCTGGCGCCGCGGCCTGGCCCGACCGGTCGTCTGA
- the fdxA gene encoding ferredoxin FdxA, producing MTYIVTDACVKCKFMDCIEVCPVDCFYEGENFLAIAPDECIDCGVCEPECPVDAIKPDTEDEPDGKWLQINAQYARVWPNITVKGTPPADREQYERETGKFEKYFSPEPGKGS from the coding sequence ATGACCTACATCGTCACCGACGCCTGCGTGAAATGTAAGTTCATGGACTGCATCGAGGTGTGTCCCGTGGACTGCTTCTATGAGGGGGAGAACTTCCTGGCCATCGCGCCGGACGAATGCATCGACTGCGGCGTCTGCGAGCCGGAATGCCCGGTCGACGCCATCAAGCCCGACACCGAGGATGAACCGGACGGCAAATGGCTGCAGATCAATGCCCAGTACGCGCGCGTCTGGCCCAACATCACCGTCAAGGGCACGCCGCCGGCCGATCGTGAACAGTACGAACGCGAGACCGGCAAGTTCGAGAAATACTTCAGCCCCGAGCCGGGCAAGGGCTCCTGA
- a CDS encoding alpha/beta hydrolase family protein, giving the protein MRAVLSILAFAGLTGVGVPTPASAQAVDPEPATCPASLPEGTRCSSGRSVDGAWYWVAYPRDWNGTLVVHAHGGPRTGEPRRDDPVEDLDRFSMMVREGYAWAGSTYRRGGYGVRMAARDTDDLRQIVWDQFGKPRRTILHGQSWGGNVAAKAAELYAVAADGSRNYDGVILTSGLLAGGTRGYTFRADLRAVYQFYCHNHPRPSETRYPLWQGLPEGASMPRADLAARVEECTGLSLSPETRTPAQATALRNILSVTGVTADTLVAHLAWSTTLFQDMVRQRLGGANPFSNAGTTYVGADDDVALNQGVERFEADPRAVAALAYDADLTGHIVLPTVTLHARYDPTVSVTHEAIYARTVGLAGRSDLLSQVFTTEALHSRLSAPQYLAILAALTHWLDTGQRPSASDVSALCATFVERSAEACLIDPGFRPRLDTQ; this is encoded by the coding sequence ATGCGTGCAGTCCTGTCGATCCTCGCCTTCGCGGGCCTGACCGGGGTGGGTGTCCCGACGCCCGCCTCGGCCCAGGCGGTCGATCCCGAGCCCGCGACCTGTCCGGCCAGCCTGCCGGAGGGCACCCGCTGTTCCTCCGGCCGGTCGGTCGACGGCGCCTGGTACTGGGTCGCCTATCCGCGCGACTGGAACGGGACCCTGGTCGTGCATGCCCACGGGGGGCCGCGCACGGGCGAGCCCCGGCGCGACGATCCGGTCGAGGACCTGGACCGGTTTTCGATGATGGTGCGCGAAGGCTATGCCTGGGCCGGATCCACCTATCGCCGGGGCGGCTATGGCGTCCGCATGGCGGCGCGGGACACCGACGATCTGCGCCAGATCGTCTGGGATCAGTTCGGCAAACCCCGGCGCACGATCCTGCACGGCCAGTCCTGGGGCGGCAATGTCGCGGCCAAGGCGGCGGAGCTCTACGCCGTCGCAGCCGACGGCAGCCGCAACTACGACGGCGTCATCCTGACCAGCGGCCTGCTGGCGGGCGGCACGCGGGGCTACACCTTCCGCGCCGACCTGCGCGCGGTCTACCAATTCTACTGCCACAACCATCCGCGCCCCTCGGAGACCCGTTATCCGTTGTGGCAGGGACTCCCCGAGGGCGCGTCCATGCCCCGCGCGGACCTGGCGGCCCGGGTCGAGGAATGCACCGGTCTCAGCCTGTCGCCCGAGACCCGCACACCGGCCCAGGCGACGGCCCTGCGCAACATCCTGTCGGTGACCGGGGTCACGGCCGACACCCTGGTGGCGCATCTGGCCTGGTCCACCACCCTGTTTCAGGACATGGTCCGGCAGCGGCTGGGCGGTGCCAATCCCTTTTCCAACGCCGGCACGACCTATGTCGGGGCGGACGACGACGTCGCCCTAAACCAGGGCGTCGAGCGGTTCGAGGCGGACCCTCGCGCCGTCGCGGCCCTGGCCTATGACGCCGACCTGACCGGCCACATCGTCCTGCCGACCGTGACGCTGCATGCGCGCTACGATCCAACCGTGTCGGTGACCCACGAAGCCATCTATGCCCGGACGGTGGGCCTGGCCGGTCGATCCGACCTGCTCAGCCAGGTGTTCACGACCGAAGCCCTGCACAGCCGTCTGAGCGCCCCGCAATACCTCGCGATCCTGGCCGCCCTGACGCACTGGCTGGACACGGGACAGCGACCGTCCGCTTCGGACGTCTCCGCCCTTTGCGCGACGTTCGTCGAGCGCTCGGCCGAGGCCTGCCTGATCGATCCCGGCTTCCGACCCCGGCTGGACACACAGTAG
- a CDS encoding YceI family protein — protein MLNRRLLVRSTVAGALALGLVGGGAVVAQSALTQNPAEVRAGAYALDSGHGKITWSVNHLGFSTYYGQFVNVKADLTLDPANPSASTLTATIPLTDVAPNDDRLKAHLQTADFFDTANHPTATFVSRSVTVDADDANEATVVGDLTLRGVTRPVTIEVEFNQAGTAMGGYKAGFDGEATIKRSEFGINYALPAVSDEVKLHIEGEFNIAE, from the coding sequence ATGCTGAACCGTCGCCTGCTCGTTCGATCCACCGTCGCCGGGGCGCTTGCCCTTGGACTCGTCGGAGGTGGGGCCGTCGTCGCCCAGTCCGCCCTGACCCAGAACCCCGCCGAAGTCCGCGCCGGTGCCTATGCGCTGGATTCCGGCCACGGCAAGATCACCTGGTCGGTCAACCACCTCGGCTTCTCGACCTATTACGGCCAGTTCGTGAACGTGAAGGCGGACCTGACCCTCGACCCGGCCAACCCCTCGGCCAGCACCCTGACCGCCACCATTCCCCTGACCGACGTCGCCCCCAATGACGACCGGCTGAAGGCCCACCTCCAGACCGCCGACTTCTTCGACACGGCCAACCACCCGACCGCCACCTTCGTGTCGCGCTCGGTGACCGTGGACGCGGACGACGCCAATGAGGCCACGGTGGTCGGCGACCTGACCCTGCGCGGCGTCACCCGGCCCGTCACCATCGAGGTCGAGTTCAACCAGGCCGGCACTGCCATGGGCGGCTACAAGGCCGGTTTCGACGGCGAGGCCACCATCAAGCGCTCGGAGTTCGGCATCAACTACGCCCTGCCGGCCGTGTCCGACGAGGTGAAGCTGCACATCGAGGGCGAGTTCAACATCGCCGAGTAA
- a CDS encoding ABA4-like family protein, with product MTLDTLFNVANTVALVGWIVLALAPLLRGLVIAAARCIAVALAVTYSVLLVQAVANGGLGGDLTTLSGLTEGFSKPEAVLVGWVHYLAFDLWVGSWAIEDAGKRGVPHWAMIPVLFLTLMAGPVGLLTYMAVRAGLARRSVHDAG from the coding sequence ATGACCCTCGACACCCTGTTCAACGTCGCCAACACCGTGGCCCTGGTCGGGTGGATCGTCCTGGCGCTGGCCCCCTTACTGCGCGGCCTGGTGATCGCGGCGGCGCGCTGCATCGCCGTCGCCCTCGCCGTCACCTACAGCGTGCTTCTGGTCCAGGCGGTCGCGAATGGCGGGCTGGGCGGCGACCTGACCACCCTGTCGGGCCTGACCGAGGGATTCAGCAAGCCGGAGGCCGTGCTGGTCGGCTGGGTCCACTACCTGGCCTTCGACCTGTGGGTCGGGTCCTGGGCGATCGAGGATGCCGGCAAGCGGGGCGTGCCGCACTGGGCCATGATCCCGGTCCTGTTCCTGACCCTGATGGCGGGCCCGGTCGGGCTTCTGACCTATATGGCGGTTCGGGCGGGTCTGGCGCGTCGATCGGTCCACGACGCGGGTTGA